From the genome of Nocardia sp. NBC_01503, one region includes:
- a CDS encoding DUF1266 domain-containing protein — translation MPARDVPTLTTFPYPELDQREDDHWSGAQVTDDELRALSLGGFYSARWDAFHDALLLGPEREHPLGDRRELAIDTLTGAWGITDGTEAMASMEQLLEGMHSPLYALVHPLVMAGINSPERDRFGERADRHRAFLRQVGSFRGMENPEALVRDYDIWSQAIKLGLTEHLVRPLPTDIQAWDLARVVAVSRMAYTAGYLEAEVAWDYLMRALPLAQRKYRNWRQFGDAYLAGWTYWQACEDLAELKSGGVDRRMELLRLWMRPTSPWRRIELQPEEQPEPPEE, via the coding sequence ATGCCAGCCCGCGACGTGCCCACGCTGACGACCTTCCCCTACCCGGAGCTCGACCAGCGCGAGGACGACCACTGGTCCGGCGCGCAGGTCACCGACGACGAACTCCGCGCCCTGTCGCTGGGGGGTTTCTACTCCGCCCGATGGGATGCCTTCCACGATGCCCTGCTGCTCGGACCCGAGCGCGAGCATCCACTCGGCGACCGCCGCGAACTCGCCATCGACACCTTGACCGGAGCCTGGGGAATCACCGACGGCACCGAGGCCATGGCATCCATGGAGCAACTGCTCGAGGGGATGCACTCACCGCTCTACGCGCTCGTACATCCACTTGTCATGGCGGGTATCAACTCGCCCGAACGCGACCGCTTCGGCGAACGCGCCGATCGGCACCGCGCCTTCCTGCGTCAGGTCGGCTCGTTCCGCGGTATGGAGAATCCCGAAGCCCTCGTTCGCGATTACGACATCTGGTCCCAGGCGATCAAACTCGGCCTCACCGAACACCTGGTGCGCCCATTGCCCACCGATATCCAGGCGTGGGATCTGGCGCGCGTGGTCGCGGTCAGCCGGATGGCCTATACCGCCGGATATCTGGAGGCCGAGGTCGCATGGGACTACCTCATGCGCGCCCTGCCGCTGGCGCAGCGCAAATACCGCAATTGGCGGCAATTCGGTGATGCTTACCTGGCGGGCTGGACCTACTGGCAGGCGTGTGAGGACCTCGCCGAACTCAAGTCCGGCGGTGTGGACCGGCGCATGGAGCTGCTGCGCCTCTGGATGCGCCCGACCAGCCCCTGGCGGCGCATCGAACTCCAGCCGGAAGAACAGCCCGAACCGCCGGAGGAGTAG
- a CDS encoding DUF2277 domain-containing protein — translation MCRNITILRGLEPAATDQEIYAAAQQFVRKVSGVSGLTTATKPAVDKAVEAIAAATTQLLAELPDRRVPPQSEPPLRRIAAREAAARDEDAS, via the coding sequence ATGTGTAGAAATATCACCATCCTGCGCGGGCTGGAGCCGGCCGCGACGGACCAGGAAATCTACGCGGCAGCGCAGCAATTCGTCCGCAAGGTCAGCGGCGTCTCGGGTTTGACCACGGCCACGAAACCGGCCGTGGACAAGGCGGTGGAGGCCATCGCGGCCGCCACCACTCAGTTGCTCGCGGAGCTGCCGGATCGCCGGGTGCCGCCGCAGAGTGAACCGCCGTTGCGGCGCATCGCCGCCCGTGAGGCCGCGGCTCGGGACGAAGACGCCAGCTAG